One Planctomycetota bacterium DNA segment encodes these proteins:
- the hslV gene encoding ATP-dependent protease subunit HslV → MRHEDRHSTTILSVRHKGVVAIGGDGQVTIGNTVVKHNARKIRKLYNDRVLVGFAGSTADAFALLERFEAKLKDFQGNVPKAATELAKEWRTDRVLRRLESLLAVVDKDHSLLLSGSGDVLVPDDGVIGIGSGGAMATAAARALVRHSTLDAPKIVEEALRIAAGLCVYTNDQIYVETVTP, encoded by the coding sequence ATGCGACACGAGGACCGGCACTCGACGACGATTCTGTCTGTGCGGCACAAGGGGGTGGTGGCCATCGGCGGCGACGGCCAGGTGACCATCGGCAACACGGTGGTGAAGCACAACGCGCGCAAGATCCGCAAGTTGTACAATGACAGGGTGCTCGTGGGCTTCGCGGGCTCGACCGCGGATGCGTTCGCTCTGCTGGAGCGGTTCGAGGCGAAGCTGAAGGACTTTCAGGGCAACGTGCCCAAGGCCGCGACGGAGCTGGCCAAGGAGTGGCGCACCGACCGCGTGCTGCGGCGGCTCGAGTCGCTGTTGGCGGTGGTGGACAAGGACCACTCGCTGCTGCTCTCGGGCAGCGGCGACGTGCTGGTGCCCGACGACGGGGTGATTGGCATCGGCTCGGGCGGGGCCATGGCCACGGCGGCGGCCCGGGCGCTCGTGCGGCACAGCACGCTCGACGCGCCGAAGATCGTCGAGGAGGCGCTTCGCATCGCCGCCGGCCTGTGCGTCTACACCAACGACCAGATCTACGTGGAAACGGTGACCCCATGA
- the hslU gene encoding ATP-dependent protease ATPase subunit HslU yields MKHLTPRVIVAELDKYIVGQDAAKKAVAIAIRNRWRRQQLPPELRDEVTPKNIIMIGPTGVGKTEIARRLATLVSAPFIKVEASKYTEVGYVGRDVESMVRDLTDIAINQVNAEERQVVEEKARGLAEERLLDLLLPERPTHSGPPPGLDADVRTETEQQYERARERFRGLLRKGKLEDRQVEITLEERSMPSIEIFSSAGVEQMGLDFQNLFERMMPTRHVTRQMTVAQAREALVQQEAEKLIDREKVRTIALERVQNAGIIFIDELDKVAATGSKGAGPDVSREGVQRDLLPIVEGSTVVTRHGMVRTDHILFIAAGAFHIAKPSDLIPELQGRFPIRVELESLGEKEFVRILTEPENALTKQYAALLRTEGVELEFTPGAVEEIAAIAAAINQRMQNIGARRLHTVLEKLLEDISFDAPDLAERRVVLDGKAVREKLKAIVADEDVSRYIL; encoded by the coding sequence ATGAAGCATCTCACGCCCCGCGTGATCGTGGCGGAACTCGACAAGTACATCGTCGGCCAGGACGCGGCGAAGAAGGCCGTGGCCATCGCCATCCGCAACCGCTGGCGCCGCCAGCAGCTCCCGCCCGAACTGCGCGACGAGGTGACGCCGAAGAACATCATCATGATCGGCCCCACCGGCGTGGGCAAGACCGAGATCGCCCGCCGCCTGGCAACCCTGGTGAGCGCGCCCTTCATCAAAGTGGAGGCATCGAAGTACACCGAGGTGGGCTATGTGGGGCGCGACGTCGAGTCCATGGTCCGCGACCTCACCGACATCGCGATCAACCAGGTGAACGCCGAGGAACGCCAGGTGGTGGAGGAGAAGGCCCGCGGCCTGGCCGAGGAGCGGTTGCTCGACCTCCTGTTGCCCGAGCGGCCCACGCACAGCGGCCCGCCGCCGGGCCTCGACGCCGACGTGAGGACCGAGACCGAGCAGCAGTACGAGCGCGCCCGCGAGCGCTTCCGCGGCCTTCTGCGCAAGGGCAAGCTCGAGGATCGACAGGTCGAGATCACGCTCGAGGAGCGCTCCATGCCTTCGATCGAGATTTTCTCGAGCGCGGGCGTGGAGCAGATGGGCCTCGACTTCCAGAATCTCTTCGAGCGCATGATGCCCACACGCCACGTCACGCGCCAGATGACCGTGGCCCAGGCCCGCGAGGCCCTGGTGCAGCAGGAAGCCGAGAAGCTCATTGACCGCGAGAAGGTGCGTACCATCGCGCTCGAGCGGGTGCAGAACGCGGGCATCATCTTCATTGACGAGCTCGACAAGGTCGCCGCCACAGGCTCGAAGGGCGCCGGCCCCGATGTCTCGCGCGAGGGCGTGCAGCGCGATCTGCTGCCCATCGTCGAGGGCTCCACCGTGGTGACCCGCCACGGCATGGTCCGCACCGACCACATCCTCTTCATCGCGGCCGGGGCCTTTCACATCGCGAAGCCGTCGGATCTCATTCCCGAGCTTCAGGGCCGGTTCCCGATCCGGGTGGAGTTGGAGAGCCTGGGCGAGAAGGAGTTCGTGCGCATCCTCACCGAGCCCGAGAATGCGTTGACCAAGCAGTACGCCGCGCTGCTCCGGACCGAGGGAGTCGAACTGGAGTTCACCCCCGGAGCGGTCGAGGAGATCGCGGCCATCGCGGCCGCGATCAACCAGCGCATGCAGAACATCGGCGCGCGCCGCCTCCACACCGTGCTCGAGAAGCTGCTCGAGGACATCTCGTTCGACGCGCCCGATCTCGCCGAGCGGCGCGTGGTGCTGGACGGCAAGGCGGTGCGCGAGAAGCTCAAGGCCATCGTGGCCGACGAGGACGTGAGCCGGTACATCCTCTGA
- a CDS encoding tetratricopeptide repeat protein, producing MAVVARDAADWTAVGLARATLVHLARLGPVWPANAAAAQRLVPASADASPAKVAAAGARLQCGFVAVLDVRGRGEAGIELTETASAARQALTARGALNELPGLLALAVAGAMGLSISAEERGKLLEPTPSTEAAAEALWQGDAARAPEDQIRLYEAGLESDPSSALLHNHLGAALARAGQPARALAAFDRAIALAPGYAAPHTNRGLVLKQEKRWKEAEEALRTAIALEPKSATPHVALARLLDRVGNIVEAVNELERAVEADPCQADALMTLADFYFESYDLRAARRTAERLLEVEPDHVAALNLIGLIQLVPRDYEEAEATFLRALTAKPDDAETLSNLALALYGQGQKEAAIGVLQRVIAREPGHANAHLYLGRIYLAEKRADEAAAALQRAAELRPAMLAARQGLQSARSAAEASRRTGCGCLGIENPFGPLAAADVAARLLPAALLLAPHAVRLARGKRRDSR from the coding sequence GTGGCGGTGGTCGCGCGGGACGCCGCCGACTGGACGGCGGTTGGCCTTGCCCGCGCCACGCTGGTGCACCTGGCCCGGCTTGGCCCCGTGTGGCCGGCCAATGCTGCGGCGGCGCAGCGTCTTGTGCCCGCCAGCGCCGACGCATCGCCGGCGAAGGTCGCCGCGGCGGGCGCGCGCCTGCAATGCGGATTCGTGGCGGTGCTCGACGTGCGGGGGAGGGGAGAGGCGGGCATCGAACTCACCGAGACCGCCTCCGCTGCGCGGCAGGCGCTGACCGCCCGGGGCGCGCTGAATGAGCTTCCGGGGCTGCTGGCGTTGGCCGTGGCCGGCGCCATGGGGCTGAGCATCTCCGCCGAAGAGCGCGGGAAGCTGTTGGAGCCGACCCCGTCCACCGAAGCGGCCGCGGAGGCCCTATGGCAGGGCGACGCGGCGCGCGCGCCGGAGGACCAGATCCGCCTCTACGAAGCCGGGCTCGAGAGCGACCCGTCGTCCGCCCTGCTGCACAATCACCTCGGCGCCGCGCTGGCGCGAGCCGGCCAGCCGGCGCGCGCGCTGGCCGCGTTCGACCGCGCCATCGCGCTGGCCCCCGGCTACGCCGCGCCGCACACCAACCGCGGCCTTGTGCTCAAGCAGGAGAAGCGCTGGAAGGAGGCGGAGGAGGCCCTCCGAACGGCCATTGCCCTCGAACCCAAGAGCGCCACGCCCCACGTCGCCCTGGCCCGGCTCCTGGACCGTGTGGGCAACATCGTCGAGGCGGTGAACGAGCTGGAGCGCGCGGTGGAGGCCGACCCGTGCCAGGCCGACGCGTTGATGACCCTGGCCGACTTCTACTTCGAGAGCTACGATCTCCGCGCCGCGCGCCGCACGGCCGAGCGCCTGCTCGAGGTCGAGCCTGACCACGTCGCCGCTCTGAACCTCATCGGCCTGATCCAGCTCGTGCCTCGCGACTACGAGGAGGCCGAGGCGACCTTCCTGCGCGCGCTCACCGCGAAGCCCGACGACGCCGAGACGCTGTCGAACCTGGCCCTCGCCCTGTACGGCCAGGGGCAGAAGGAGGCGGCCATCGGCGTGCTCCAGCGCGTGATCGCGCGCGAGCCGGGCCACGCCAATGCGCATCTGTACCTGGGCCGGATCTACCTGGCGGAGAAGCGCGCCGACGAAGCCGCCGCGGCCCTCCAGCGCGCCGCCGAACTCAGGCCCGCCATGCTCGCTGCACGGCAGGGCCTTCAGTCGGCCCGCTCGGCGGCCGAAGCCTCCCGCCGCACGGGGTGCGGCTGCCTGGGCATCGAGAACCCCTTCGGCCCGTTGGCCGCGGCCGATGTGGCGGCACGGCTGTTGCCAGCGGCCCTGCTCCTCGCCCCGCACGCCGTTCGGCTCGCGCGCGGGAAGCGGCGGGACAGCCGCTGA
- a CDS encoding pitrilysin family protein has translation MALENHSSETVVLTGMLVGGAVLDPAGREGLASLTAAVAQRGTVSRSYDQIYDQLDSLGASLSMGAGDYVVSFHAKCLGRHWPAVAELVADLLRRPSFPPEELQRARGEILTRLREFDQSTRMVAARELAHLVYPEGHPLRHPAHGYRATVEAMTREDLAACHRLLFRPDALIVSLVGDLEASAALDRVSEMLGDWSAPGEPLPTPGLAAHHPPEAQRAVFALADKSQADIALGFKGIPRRHPDFYALDQATEIVGGLGLMGRLGDNVRDRQGLAYYAFARMAEGLGEDLWSVSAGVNPANVERAVTSILDEIRRLQDEPVAEEELADCQNYLVGVLPLHLETNDGLASTLNDVELFGLGEDYIERYPNLVRAVTREAVQRAAQAHLTAERYSLAIAGPPGP, from the coding sequence CTGGCCCTCGAGAATCACTCGAGCGAGACGGTGGTGCTCACGGGCATGCTGGTGGGCGGCGCCGTGCTCGACCCGGCCGGCCGCGAGGGCCTGGCGAGCCTCACGGCCGCCGTGGCCCAGCGGGGCACCGTCAGCCGGTCGTACGATCAGATCTACGATCAGCTCGATTCGCTCGGGGCCTCGCTCTCGATGGGAGCGGGCGACTATGTCGTGTCGTTCCACGCCAAGTGTCTCGGCCGGCACTGGCCCGCGGTGGCGGAACTGGTGGCGGATCTGCTGCGTCGGCCGAGCTTCCCGCCCGAGGAGCTTCAGCGCGCCCGCGGCGAGATTCTCACCAGGCTGCGCGAGTTCGACCAGAGCACGCGCATGGTCGCTGCCCGCGAGCTGGCGCACCTCGTGTACCCGGAGGGTCACCCCCTGCGCCATCCTGCCCACGGGTATCGCGCGACGGTGGAGGCCATGACGCGAGAGGACCTGGCGGCGTGCCACCGGCTCCTGTTTCGTCCCGACGCCCTGATCGTGAGCCTGGTGGGCGACCTGGAGGCTTCTGCGGCGCTCGACAGGGTGTCCGAGATGCTTGGCGACTGGTCGGCCCCCGGCGAGCCCTTGCCCACGCCCGGCCTGGCGGCCCACCATCCGCCGGAGGCCCAGCGAGCCGTCTTTGCCCTCGCCGACAAGAGCCAGGCCGACATCGCGCTGGGCTTCAAGGGCATCCCGCGGCGCCACCCCGACTTCTACGCGCTGGACCAGGCGACCGAGATCGTGGGCGGCCTGGGCCTCATGGGGCGCCTCGGCGACAACGTGCGCGATCGCCAGGGCCTGGCCTACTACGCCTTCGCACGCATGGCGGAAGGCTTGGGCGAGGACCTCTGGTCGGTCAGCGCCGGCGTCAATCCGGCCAACGTCGAACGCGCCGTGACGAGCATCCTGGACGAGATCCGCCGCCTCCAGGATGAGCCCGTCGCGGAGGAAGAGCTGGCCGACTGCCAGAACTATCTGGTCGGCGTGCTGCCGCTCCACCTCGAGACGAACGATGGGCTGGCCTCGACCCTGAACGACGTGGAGCTGTTCGGCCTGGGCGAGGACTACATCGAGCGCTATCCGAACCTGGTGCGCGCCGTGACGCGCGAGGCGGTGCAGCGCGCCGCGCAGGCCCATTTGACGGCTGAACGCTATTCCCTGGCCATTGCGGGCCCGCCCGGCCCGTGA
- a CDS encoding pitrilysin family protein produces MKPSEGRLDLGIGEAVLDNGLKVLTVERHTAPVVSVWAWYRVGSRNERRGITGASHWVEHMLFKGGREFGKGEIFKQVARHGGTNNGFTHYDFTAYFETLPAEAHDLGLRIEADRMAHALFDPAEVESERTVILSEREGAENHPGYLLDEELSATAFREHPYRWSVLGCKEDLRTMTREDLFGHYRTFYAPNNAFLVIAGDFARERLLDRVRELYGGIARGPEPPAVAAREPEQRAERRVTLRQAGGAALIQVAWHVPPVTDDDVYPLMLASTVLSGASGMGMRGGVGGRTSRLHMALVRRELASSAYAHCQASLDPHLFHAGATVREGVEPERVEAALLAEIARLQADPPTEQEMAKARTQIHAAFAYAWDSVTGIGGMVGSAEATEGYRRLETLLARVDAVTAADVQRVAARYLTEPNRTVGLFIPTRS; encoded by the coding sequence CTCCGAAGGACGGCTCGATCTTGGCATCGGCGAAGCAGTGCTGGACAATGGCCTGAAGGTGCTCACCGTGGAGCGCCACACGGCGCCCGTGGTGAGCGTGTGGGCCTGGTATCGCGTGGGCTCGCGCAACGAGCGGCGGGGCATCACCGGCGCCTCGCACTGGGTCGAGCACATGCTCTTCAAGGGGGGCCGCGAGTTCGGCAAGGGCGAGATCTTCAAGCAGGTCGCCAGGCACGGGGGCACGAACAACGGCTTCACCCATTACGACTTCACGGCGTACTTCGAGACGCTGCCCGCCGAGGCGCACGACCTGGGCCTTCGCATCGAGGCCGACCGAATGGCCCACGCCCTCTTCGACCCCGCCGAGGTGGAGAGCGAGCGCACCGTGATCCTCTCCGAGCGCGAAGGGGCCGAAAACCATCCCGGCTACCTGCTCGACGAGGAACTGTCGGCCACCGCCTTCCGCGAGCACCCGTACCGCTGGAGCGTCCTCGGCTGCAAGGAAGACCTGCGCACGATGACCCGCGAGGACCTCTTCGGCCACTACAGGACGTTCTACGCCCCCAACAATGCCTTCCTGGTGATCGCGGGGGACTTTGCCCGGGAGCGCTTGCTGGATCGCGTGCGGGAACTGTACGGCGGGATCGCGCGCGGCCCGGAGCCGCCGGCGGTGGCGGCCCGCGAGCCGGAGCAGCGCGCCGAGCGGCGGGTCACGCTCCGCCAGGCCGGCGGGGCGGCCCTGATCCAGGTCGCCTGGCACGTGCCGCCTGTCACCGACGACGACGTCTATCCGCTGATGCTGGCGAGCACTGTGCTCAGCGGCGCGAGCGGCATGGGGATGCGAGGCGGTGTGGGCGGGCGCACGTCGCGCCTCCACATGGCGCTGGTCCGTCGCGAGCTGGCCTCCAGCGCCTACGCCCATTGCCAGGCCAGCCTGGACCCCCACCTGTTCCACGCGGGGGCCACCGTGCGCGAGGGGGTGGAGCCCGAGCGCGTCGAGGCGGCGCTGCTGGCCGAGATCGCCCGCCTGCAAGCGGACCCGCCCACGGAGCAGGAAATGGCCAAGGCCCGCACGCAGATTCACGCCGCGTTCGCCTATGCCTGGGACAGCGTGACCGGCATCGGCGGCATGGTGGGCTCGGCCGAGGCCACCGAGGGCTACCGCCGCCTCGAGACCTTGCTGGCGCGCGTGGACGCTGTGACCGCGGCCGACGTGCAGCGCGTGGCGGCCAGGTACCTCACCGAGCCGAACCGCACCGTCGGCCTCTTCATCCCGACGCGTTCCTGA